Proteins encoded together in one Carya illinoinensis cultivar Pawnee chromosome 3, C.illinoinensisPawnee_v1, whole genome shotgun sequence window:
- the LOC122304342 gene encoding heat shock factor protein HSF30-like, translating into MVTESNGGHTFSSLPKKEQVGVEEEEETRTTPSDNIPTNSGGAPDGGSSSTAIRTPVHDINDTAPPTRTKASEVGDIEVVCIKEEEDEEEEEDPDVASFDGDGGGNYGPSSSYSSAAVPKPMEGLHEPGPTPFLKKIFEMVEDPDTDTVVSWSKTRDSFTVWDEHVFAQDLLPRYFKHRNFSSFIRQLNTYGFKKIDTDNWKFANEGFQGGKKHLLKSIKRRSRLNKHQQQQEGAVGVNPKKPGLKAELESLREDQNVLKVEILNLRQQQHDSQNHLGVVKNRIRGAECRLQQTLFFLTKVTKSPSFAQQLIQKTKQQKRELGGGEFVKRRRLLASHGREKAIDNSHSINCRNHVQGDLVTTLSLLSEILEEAVNMDTTHPIQTPFPAPIYDALCSLEDQNVNVMYKRSSSPNISSAYDVMSENLPEDNLIVDEELDMNDSKFYSELEDLIVKQHDLGGLVEQAGCIGGDHFRLNEHKQVARVCKNEAEGRES; encoded by the exons atggtcacTGAAAGTAACGGTGGTCATACTTTCTCATCATTGCCAAAGAAAGAACAAGTCGGtgtcgaagaagaagaagaaacaagaaCGACGCCATCTGATAACATTCCTACTAATTCCGGCGGTGCACCTGACGGGGGGTCGTCCTCCACCGCAATAAGGACACCGGTCCATGATATAAACGACACCGCTCCACCGACTAGAACCAAGGCCTCGGAAGTGGGCGACATCGAGGTGGTCtgtataaaagaagaagaagacgaagaggaggaagaggaccCGGATGTAGCGAGTTTTGACGGTGACGGAGGTGGTAATTATGGGCCTTCGTCGTCGTACTCGTCGGCGGCGGTGCCAAAGCCGATGGAGGGGCTGCACGAACCGGGTCCAACGCCGTTTCTAAAGAAGATATTCGAGATGGTGGAAGACCCGGATACCGATACGGTGGTTTCGTGGAGCAAGACCCGGGACAGCTTCACCGTGTGGGACGAGCATGTCTTCGCACAAGACCTGCTACCAAGGTATTTCAAGCACAGAAACTTCTCCAGCTTCATTCGGCAGCTCAACACCTAC GGTTTCAAGAAGATTGATACAGATAACTGGAAGTTTGCAAACGAAGGATTTCAAGGAGGGAAGAAGCATTTGCTCAAGAGCATCAAAAGAAGAAGTCGGTTAAAcaaacatcaacaacaacaagAAGGGGCGGTAGGTGTCAATCCGAAGAAACCCGGGTTAAAAGCTGAACTTGAGAGTCTGAGAGAGGATCAAAACGTACTGAAAGTGGAAATTCTGAACCTTAGACAGCAACAGCATGACTCTCAGAATCATTTAGGTGTTGTCAAAAACCGGATTCGAGGTGCAGAGTGTAGGTTACAACAGACGCTCTTTTTCCTAACCAAAGTAACTAAAAGCCCAAGTTTTGCTCAGCAATTAATCCAGAAGACAAAGCAGCAAAAGAGAGAGCTGGGCGGAGGTGAATTTGTCAAGAGACGCAGACTGCTAGCATCCCATGGGCGTGAAAAGGCTATTGACAACAGCCATAGCATTAATTGCAGAAACCATGTTCAGGGGGACTTGGTGACAACTCTATCTTTACTCTCTGAAATCCtggaagaagctgtgaatatGGATACTACCCATCCAATACAAACACCATTTCCAGCTCCCATATATGATGCATTGTGCAGTCTTGAGGATCAGAATGTCAATGTGATGTATAAAAGAAGTAGCAGCCCAAATATCTCATCTGCTTATGATGTCATGTCAGAGAATTTACCGGAGGATAATTTGATTGTAGATGAAGAGTTAGATATGAATGACTCTAAATTCTATTCTGAATTGGAGGATTTGATTGTCAAGCAACATGATTTGGGTGGATTGGTGGAGCAAGCTGGTTGTATTGGGGGGGATCACTTCAGATTAAAT GAACATAAGCAGGTTGCCAGAGTATGCAAAAATGAAGCTGAAGGTAGAGAAAGCTAG
- the LOC122304340 gene encoding BTB/POZ domain and ankyrin repeat-containing protein NPR1, which yields MDARIGFSDSNEISNGSSICCVTTNAETLSSEPSAPPDVSALRRLSENLESLFDSPGSDYYADAKIIVTGSSSSNGREIPVHRCILASRSPFFKNVFATSAKEIRGVAEFELKELAKEHEVGVDAVVTVLAYLYSGKVRPLPKAVCVCVDEDCQHVACRPVVDFMVEVLYASSTFQISELVALYQRQLLDILEKAAVDDILLVLSVANMCGKACERLLARCIESIVKSDADTITIDKSLPQDIVKQIVDSRKELGLDKLESNSVPDKHVKRIHRALDSDDVELVRMLLKEGHTTLDDAFALHYAVAYCDAKTTTELLDLGIADVNHRNQRGYTVLHISAMRKEPKIIVSLLTKGARPSDLTLDGRNALQISKRLTKAMVYDKPPEEGKASPKDRLCIEILEQAERRDPLLGEAALSLAMAGDDLRMKLLYLENRVGLAKLLFPMEAKVAMDIAQVDGTSEFPLGIKSKNLGYAQRTTVDLNEAPFRIQEEHLTRMKALSRTVELGKRFFPRCSGVLNKIMDADDISELAYLGSSNPEERLLKKQRYMELQEVLRQAFNEDKEEFEKSAMSSSASSTSLGVARSNGKLTIKK from the exons atggaTGCTAGGATTGGATTTTCCGATTCCAACGAAATCAGCAATGGCAGTAGCATATGCTGCGTCACCACCAACGCCGAAACCCTCTCCTCCGAGCCTTCAGCACCTCCGGATGTCTCTGCCCTTCGCCGCCTCTCTGAGAACCTCGAATCGCTTTTCGACTCTCCCGGCTCCGATTACTATGCCGACGCCAAGATCATAGTAACTGGTAGTAGCAGCAGTAACGGGCGAGAAATCCCCGTCCACCGGTGCATTCTAGCGTCCAGAAGCCCTTTCTTCAAGAACGTGTTCGCCACTTCGGCGAAAGAGATCAGAGGCGTTGCCGAGTTCGAATTAAAGGAGCTGGCGAAAGAGCATGAGGTTGGGGTCGATGCGGTGGTGACGGTCTTGGCTTACTTGTACAGCGGGAAGGTGAGGCCGTTGCCGAAGGCTGTTTGCGTCTGTGTCGACGAAGATTGCCAGCACGTGGCGTGTAGGCCAGTCGTGGATTTCATGGTGGAGGTGCTCTATGCCTCTTCTACGTTCCAGATTTCTGAACTTGTTGCTCTTTATCAG AGGCAGTTGCTAGATATTCTTGAAAAGGCTGCAGTAGATGACATTTTGTTGGTTCTATCTGTTGCAAACATGTGCGGTAAAGCATGTGAAAGATTGCTGGCAAGGTGTATTGAGAGTATTGTTAAATCTGATGCTGATACCATTACTATTGATAAATCTCTTCCCCAAGATATTGTCAAACAAATTGTGGATTCAAGAAAAGAACTCGGCTTGGACAAGCTCGAAAGCAATAGTGTTCCAGATAAACATGTGAAGAGAATACATAGAGCCCTGGATTCAGATGACGTTGAGTTAGTCAGAATGCTACTGAAAGAGGGGCATACTACTCTAGATGATGCATTTGCGCTCCACTATGCAGTGGCATACTGTGATGCAAAAACCACAACTGAGCTTCTTGATCTTGGAATTGCTGATGTGAACCATAGGAACCAAAGGGGCTACACCGTGTTGCACATTTCTGCAATGAGAAAAGAACCTAAGATCATAGTGTCCCTCCTAACGAAGGGAGCCAGACCATCAGATCTTACATTGGATGGTAGAAATGCGCTTCAGATATCAAAGCGGCTCACTAAGGCTATGGTTTATGACAAACCCCCAGAGGAAGGAAAAGCTTCTCCCAAGGATCGGTTATGCATAGAGATACTGGAGCAAGCAGAACGAAGAGATCCATTGCTAGGAGAGGCTGCTCTTTCTCTTGCTATGGCAGGCGATGATCTCCGTATGAAATTGTTGTACCTTGAAAATAGAG TTGGACTGGCGAAACTTCTATTCCCCATGGAAGCAAAAGTTGCAATGGATATTGCTCAAGTTGATGGCACTTCTGAGTTTCCTTTAGGCATCAAATCTAAGAATTTGGGCTATGCCCAGAGAACAACTGTAGACTTAAATGAGGCACCTTTCAGGATTCAAGAGGAGCATTTAACTAGGATGAAAGCACTCTCTAGAACTG TGGAACTTGGAAAACGCTTCTTCCCTCGCTGCTCAGGCGTCCTTAATAAGATAATGGATGCTGATGATATTTCGGAGCTGGCATACCTGGGTAGTTCCAATCCAGAGGAGCGACTATTGAAGAAACAAAGGTACATGGAGCTCCAAGAAGTTCTAAGGCAGGCGTTCAATGAAGATAAGGAGGAGTTTGAGAAGTCTGCCATGTCATCTTCAGCGTCTTCTACATCCTTAGGGGTGGCGAGGTCTAATGGTAAGCTTACCATCAAGAAATGA